The Arachis hypogaea cultivar Tifrunner chromosome 14, arahy.Tifrunner.gnm2.J5K5, whole genome shotgun sequence genome has a segment encoding these proteins:
- the LOC112741694 gene encoding pathogenesis-related protein STH-2, translating into MGVTTFTHEYCSSVAPPRLFKGLITDSSTLLPKLLPQLIKDVTIIQGDGEAGTIEQVNFAQAIPFKYLKHRIDVVDKENLVCKYTMIEGDPLGEKLESIAYEVNFEATSDGGCICKMTSKYNAIGDAEIKEEEVKEGRESSIGICRVVEAYLLENPQIYA; encoded by the exons ATGGGTGTCACAACATTCACACATGAGTATTGTTCCTCTGTTGCTCCGCCACGCCTTTTCAAGGGCTTGATCACAGACTCAAGTACTTTGCTTCCAAAGCTATTACCACAGTTGATTAAAGATGTCACCATTATCCAAGGAGATGGAGAAGCTGGAACCATTGAACAAGTTAACTTTGCACAAG CTATCCCCTTCAAATATCTAAAACACAGGATTGATGTGGTTGATAAGGAAAACCTGGTGTGCAAATACACTATGATTGAAGGGGATCcattgggagaaaagcttgagtcTATAGCTTATGAGGTGAATTTTGAGGCCACTAGTGATGGAGGTTGCATATGTAAAATGACTAGCAAATACAATGCCATAGGTGATGCTGAAATTAAGGAGGAAGAAGTAAAGGAAGGGAGAGAAAGCTCCATTGGAATTTGTAGGGTTGTGGAAGCCTACCTATTGGAGAATCCACAAATTTAtgcttaa